One Bacillota bacterium genomic window, CGGTTTCAGACAAGCAAATTGTGAAGGAGGAATACCCTTGTTTCCCGCAGCATTGCTAATCATGGTAGGTTACAGGCTGTTGTCCTTTTCGGAAGGCCTGGGCAGCTTTCAGGAAACGGGTTGCAACACCGGCCGAGGAGTTGAAATAGACATAGGCTAAGCTTGCTACCACATTTCCCTGTTGATATCCCCCCACGTGTTCTTGTCCCTCACTGTCTTTGGCCCGGTAGAGTCCCGGCGTAAGATCCGAGTCTTCCACACGCATTTGGTGGAATTCCTGTCCGCGCATGATGGTTCCCGCCGGACCGAAGATAGAATTCTGTTGGGTGGTCAACTCCAGATAGCGGATTTGCAAATAATCCGCATCCAGGACGAAATCCATTGGCAACACACCGCTCATTTGATAAGTGCTGCCCCTAAAGTCTCGTAAGGAACGTCCCAGGTAAAGCAAAGCACTACACTCGGCATAGATCGGCATACCTTGTACCGCAGCCTGACGCAGTTGCGCCGCTAACTTCTTGTTTTCCGCTAGTTGGGAGGCGAAGGGCGGGAGATAGCCGCCTCCCAGGTATACCGCGTGGGTATTCGGTGGTAAGGGATCGCCTGCAACTGGTGAAAACTCCACGATCTCAAACCCAACGGCCTGCAATGCCGCTAGATTCTCTGCGTAGTAGAAGCAGAAGGCGGCATCCTTTGTCACCGCCAGGCGGGTCCGTGGAACGTGAACTTGGGCAGGGGTAGGCTGGTAGGTCTGCTTGGTCCTTTGGCCTATGGAAGTTCCAAAGATTCTCTCCACATCCATCTGCTCAGCCACGGAACGAAGGTTCTCCTGTTCGATGCCTTCGCTATCGTGCGACGGGGTAACTAAGCCCAGGGTGCCTTCGGCCACCCGCAGATGGGGATCGTCACAGATGACGGATAATACCCGGTTCCAGCGTTCGTTGCCAATGCCCTCCTTGATTAGGTTGGCGTGGACCAGGCTTCCTCGCCGGCCGCAGCGGTTGAGGATAAAGCCCGCAATTTGCACCTCGGGATCGAAGGAGTCCAACCCATCCATGAGGGCACCGGCGGTACGGGTCATGCCATAGACATCGATGACCACAACGACGGGGACGTTGAGGATCCTGGCCAGATGGGCGGCACTACCCTCATCGGTCCCCTTGGCGCCGTCGAACAGGGCGCCCATACCCTCGATCACCGCCACGTCGGCGTCTGCAGTCCAGCGGGC contains:
- a CDS encoding cobyrinate a,c-diamide synthase, producing the protein MQEQNQTPTVIISATHSGAGKTTVTRALLVALKERGLVVQPFKIGPDFIDPMYHTAIVGRPSVNLDLWMMGEAEIRKVFARWTADADVAVIEGMGALFDGAKGTDEGSAAHLARILNVPVVVVIDVYGMTRTAGALMDGLDSFDPEVQIAGFILNRCGRRGSLVHANLIKEGIGNERWNRVLSVICDDPHLRVAEGTLGLVTPSHDSEGIEQENLRSVAEQMDVERIFGTSIGQRTKQTYQPTPAQVHVPRTRLAVTKDAAFCFYYAENLAALQAVGFEIVEFSPVAGDPLPPNTHAVYLGGGYLPPFASQLAENKKLAAQLRQAAVQGMPIYAECSALLYLGRSLRDFRGSTYQMSGVLPMDFVLDADYLQIRYLELTTQQNSIFGPAGTIMRGQEFHQMRVEDSDLTPGLYRAKDSEGQEHVGGYQQGNVVASLAYVYFNSSAGVATRFLKAAQAFRKGQQPVTYHD